A region of Phytohabitans rumicis DNA encodes the following proteins:
- a CDS encoding cyclase family protein, which produces MCTEECLRQSQRGGSLTRRVALFGAAAVATTAATTALDGPAQASAPVATTLTGGRRGLRDLTYPLTTTFPAFAPGEEASRSTFATIEDDGYYMQQWLVLEHYGTHVDAPGHFTAGGRLSDEMHLSELITPAVVIDIADRAAHEPDTVVTVDDLRRFERRYDRIPADAAVLMYSGWGAKVNDADAYRGTDAAGTLHFPGFSADACEWLLRRRRIRSLGVDTLSIDPGDSTTFDTHLILTGADRYGLENLANLDRVPRYGATVVVGLIPFQQGSGGQARIFATW; this is translated from the coding sequence ATGTGTACCGAGGAGTGCCTTCGGCAAAGCCAGCGCGGCGGCAGCCTGACCCGGCGGGTGGCCCTGTTCGGCGCCGCGGCGGTCGCGACGACCGCCGCCACCACGGCGCTGGACGGTCCGGCCCAGGCCAGCGCCCCCGTGGCCACCACGCTGACCGGCGGCCGGCGCGGCCTGCGTGACCTCACGTACCCGCTGACGACGACGTTCCCCGCCTTCGCACCCGGCGAGGAGGCGAGCCGCAGCACGTTCGCGACGATCGAGGACGACGGCTACTACATGCAGCAGTGGCTCGTCCTCGAGCACTACGGCACGCACGTCGACGCACCCGGCCACTTCACCGCCGGCGGCCGCCTGTCCGACGAGATGCACCTGTCCGAGCTCATCACCCCGGCCGTCGTCATCGACATCGCCGACCGCGCGGCCCACGAGCCCGACACCGTCGTGACCGTCGACGACCTGCGCCGGTTCGAGCGCCGCTACGACCGCATCCCCGCCGACGCCGCCGTGCTCATGTACTCCGGCTGGGGCGCCAAGGTCAACGACGCGGACGCGTACCGGGGCACCGACGCGGCCGGCACGCTGCACTTCCCCGGCTTCAGCGCGGACGCGTGCGAGTGGCTGCTGCGCCGCCGCCGGATCCGCAGCCTCGGGGTCGACACGCTCAGCATCGACCCGGGCGACTCCACCACCTTCGACACCCACCTTATCCTGACCGGCGCCGACCGGTACGGCCTGGAAAACCTCGCCAACCTCGACCGCGTCCCCCGCTACGGCGCCACCGTCGTGGTGGGGCTCATCCCGTTCCAGCAGGGCTCCGGCGGCCAGGCCCGGATCTTCGCCACCTGGTAG